The Anaerolineae bacterium genome segment TCCTTTGGCCTCGGACGATCTGGTACGGGACATCCTTCGGGTAACCGGCGCATCGCGGATTGCCTTCTTCGACGCCATGGCCCCCATCGTGACGGCGGAGTCGCTGGACTTCAGTATCGCCTTCCGGGCCGGGCGATACGAGCAGGAGGACGACTACATCAACTGCCCGCTCTCGGAGGAGGAGTACGACCGGTTCGTCAGCGAACTGGCCGCGGCAGAGACGGCCCCTTTGCGCTCCTTCGAAGCCGGTGACGAGCGCTTCTTCGAGGCCTGTCTGCCGGTGGAGGTCATGGCTCGGCGGGGCAGGCTGGTCCTGGCTCATGGCCCTCTCCGCCCTGTGGGCCTCACCGATCCCCGCACAGGCAGGCGTCCCTTTGCCGTAGTGCAGCTGCGGCAGGACAACGCCGCTGCCACGCTCTACAACATGGTCGGCTTCCAGACTAACTTACGCTACCGAGAGCAGGATCGGGTATTCCGCCTGATCCCCGGGCTTGAGCGGGCGGAGTTTGTGCGGTATGGTCAGATGCACCGGAACACGTTTGTGGACTCGCCCCGTCTGCTGGAGGCCACCTTCCAGCTGAGGGGCAGGCCGGGGCTGTTCTTTGCCGGCCAGTTGACCGGCACCGAGGGCTACGTAGCCAGTGCCGCTTCCGGGCTGGTAGCGGGGCTGAACGCGGCGCGCGTGCTTCTCGGGACTAGACCCGTCAGCTTCCCGCCGGAGACGATGATAGGAGCCCTAAGCCGCTACATCAGCCATGAAGCGGTACAGGACTTCCAGCCCATGAAGCCGAACTTCGGGCTGATGCCGCCACTGGAGGGGCGCCTGAAGCGGCAGCAGCGCTATGCTGCCTACGCCGACCGGTCCCTGAGTGCACTGGAGCAGTTCATAGCCACGGAGGACCTGTTGCCAAAGGGGGCGACTGTCTGATACACCACCGGGAGAGAATCACGATCATGCGACCAGCCAAGAGGATCACCGACCTGCCGCCGTACCCCTTTGCCAGTCTTGGCCGAGTTATCTCCGAGATGACCGCCCGCGGTGTGGATGTCATAAGGCTAGACATCGGTAGCCCGGACCTTCCTCCCGCGGAGCCCATCATCCGGGCTCTCCAGGAGTATGCTGCCAAGGACACCCAGCACGGATACGGTGGCTACTTCGGGACCAAGAGGTTCCGTCAGGCAGTGGCCAGCTACTACGCCAATCGCTTCGGCGTTCAGGTGGACTCGGAGACACAGGTGTTGCCCCTGATCGGGAGCAAGGAAGGGATCGCTAACATTGCCACCGCCTGGCTCGATCCGGGAGATCTGGCACTGGTGCCCGATCCCGGTTACCCGACGTATAGCATGGGGCCGGTGATGGTCGGAGCAGGCTATCATCCGATGCCCCTCCGGGAGGAGAATGGTTTCCTTCCCGACCTTCAGTCCATACCGGGAGACGTACTGAACCGAGCTCGGCTCATGTGGCTCAACTACCCTAACAACCCGACCGGGGTGGCTGCCCCGGAGGAGTACTTGCGGGAGGCGGTAGACTTCTGCCGAGAGCACGACTTGCTCCTATGCTTCGACGCCCCCTACGCCGAGAACACGTACGGCGGCTATCGCGCTCCCAGCATCCTCGAGGTCCCTGGGGCGATAGATGTGGCTCTGGAGTTCAACTCCTTGTCCAAGAGCCACAACCTTGCGGGCTGGCGAGTGGCCATGGCGGTCGGGAATCGAGAAGCGGTAAAGGCATTGGCGCTGGTGAAGAGCAACGTGGACTCAGGGATCGCCCTGCCGGTGCAGGAGATGGCGATTGAGGCTTTGACGGGCGATCAGACCTGGCTGGAGCAGCGGAATGCGGTGTACGCTGAGCGCATGGAGGTTGCCGTCGCAGGGCTCCATCGCATGGGCCTGAACGTGCGCCGCCCACAGGGGGCGATCTACGTCTGGACCCCGGTGCCCAAAGGTTGGCGGTCGGCGGATTTCTGTCAGCAGCTGCTGGAGGCGACGGGAGTGAGCATCGCGCCCGGATCTACCTTCGGCGACTGCGGTGAAGGGTATGCCCGCATCTCCCTGGTGCAGCCCGCGGGTCGCATTGCCGAGGCTATGCAGCGGTGGGAGGACTGGTGGTCGGGGCGGAGCTGAGTCCCGGTCAGCGATGTAGTATGGGAGGAGAACCAGCATAGACAAGGAACAGCTTCAAAGCACTGAGCAGCAAGTGGAGCGAGCCGTCCTGGTGGGCGTTGATATGCGAAGCAAGGCCGGCGCCTGGCCGGTGGACGACTCCCTGGATGAGTTGGCGTTATTGGCGCGCACGGCAGGGGTGCAGGTAGTAGGGGAGTTTACCCAAGCTCTCGATCAGCCCAATGCCACCTATTTCGTGGGCCCCGGCAAAGTGGAGGAGGTCAGGGCTTTCAAGAGCGCGGTACCATACGACGTGGTCATCTTCGACGATGACCTATCCCCCAGTCAGCAACGTAACCTGGAGCGCGAGCTTCGCACCCGGGTGATAGACCGGCGCTCACTTATACTGGACATCTTCGCCCAGCACGCGCGCACGCGTGAAGGAGCCCTCCAGGTCGAATTGGCCCAGTACGAGTACATGCTACCTCGGCTCACCCGAGCCTGGACGCATCTCTCGCGTCAGACCCGCGGCGGGGTCGGCCTGCGAGGGCCGGGAGAGACTCAGCTCGAGGTAGACCGCCGACGGATGAGAGAGCGGCTGACCCAACTGAGGCGGGAGCTCGAGGATGTGCGCCGGCACAGGGCCCTGTATCGTGGCCGGCGTCGCAAGAGCGGCATCCCCATCGTGGCCATCGTGGGCTACACCAACGCCGGCAAGTCCACCCTCCTTAATCGCATCTCGGGCAGCAACGTGCTGGCGGCAGATCAGCTGTTTGCCACTCTGGATCCGACGACCCGTCGGGTCCGTCTGCCTGGAGGAGGGGAAGCGCTGCTCACGGATACCGTCGGTTTCGTGCAGAAGCTACCCCCAGACCTCGTAGCAGCCTTCCGGGCCACCCTGGAAGAGATCACCGACGCGGATGTGATCCTGCATGTAGTGGACATAACACACCCCCACGTGGAGAGGCAGGTCGAGGTGGTCGACGCTACCTTGCGGGAGTTGGGGGTGGAGGATACCCCAGTGGTAGTGGGGCTCAACAAGGTCGATCTCTTGCCGGAGGAGGAGGCGCGGCGCGCTCGAGCCGAGAGCAGCGACAGCATCGTGGCCATCTCGGCGCTCACAGGGGAAGGGATCGACAAGCTCCTGGCCACCATCGCTCAGGTGATAGCCCGGCGGGGCGTAGAGGTCAGAGCCGTGATCCCCTACGAGCGTTCGAACGTGCTCTCGGCCGTGCATCGCTGCGGCAACGTTCACCGACAGGAGCACCTGGCAGAAGGCACGCTGATCGTGGCTTCGGTGCCCCTCAGTCTACTGGGCCAGCTGGAGCCCTACTTGCGAGATGGCCAGCGAGCCACCTCGGTGGAGGCCGGTAGCTGCTCTGACACCGTCAGGCAGCGAGACCGGGCCAGCCCCTGAGTGCGCTGAATCGGATGGCACGCAGAGCCACCCCTGGGCAGTTGCCCGGACCGGCGCTCGCTCGCTATGGGCGCCGGCCCGGGAGTACGGCAGCGAACTCAGCCAGCGAAGCGCTCTGAGACGCCCCGGTTCACTGACCCAAGCGATGATGGTAAGAGGGCGAAAAGGCTCTCGTACAGGTCGGAGTACCGCCGGTGCGCCTCAGGATCAGGCTCCGACGTGCGCGACGGGAACCGGGTAGCCTCGATGGACTCATCGAGGTCGGCGTAGACGCCTGCGCCCACTCCGGCCAGCATAGCTGCCCCGAGGAGTGTGATCTCCTCGTGTTTGGGCACATCCACCGGCAGCCCGGTCACATCTGCCTTCATCTGGAGCCAGAGCGGGTTTCGCGTGGCTCCTCCCAGAACCAGCATGGAACTTGGCCGAATGCCTAGCTCGCTGGATATCACCTGCGTCTGCTTGCGAAGCTGGTAGCAGCAGGCCTCTAGGACAGCCCGGGCTACCTGACCTCGGCGGGTGGTGGTGGTGAGGCCGATAATGGCGCCGGTGGCGTCGTGGGCCTGAAACGCGCCCATGCCTCGCACGAAGGCGGGCAGGACCATGACCCCGCCGGAACCTGCTGATTCGGCCGCCGCCTCTTGCATCAGCGCCTCGTAGCGGCGATCCGGCGCCACGTCGCTATAGAACGCATTCAGGACCCACTCGACCACACCGCCGGCCAGCATCAGCCCTTGACAAAGGTACCGATCCGGCACCGTGTGGCACTCGTAGTCAATCCCCTCGGAGTAGAGAGCCTGCAGCGGCTGGAAGCTGTCTAGTGCGGCGATCACCATCTCCCAGGTGCCGGTGATGTCTATGTATGTCTCCGGCGAGGTGACGCCCGATCCCAGGGCCCCGATCTCGCAGTCGTGCCCGCCTGTAGCGACCGGGGTGCCGGCGGGGATGCCAGACCTATCGGAAGCCAGAGAGTGCACTGTGCCCAGGACGGAGCCGGGGCGGCTGATCTCCGGGAAGATACCTAGCGGCGCCTCCACCACTGATAGAAGGCGCTCCGACCAGCTTAGGGTGTTCAGATCGAACCCCATGGTGGTCGAGGCAATGGTTGCCTCAGTGCTGAAGGCTCCGGTCAGGCGATAGACGATGTAGTCCTGGACCATGAGCCAGCGGTGGGCGCGGTCCAGGACCATCGGTTCGTGCTCCCGGAGCCAGCGCAAGCGGTTAATGGTGTTGATCGGGTAGTTGTGATAGCCAGTGATCCGGTAGATCTCCAGTGGATCCACCTGATGGTTGAGCCAGTCCCGCTGAGCCACCGTCCGGGCGCAGTGCCACGAGATCATGGGGTACAGCAGCTCCCCGTCGCGCGTCAGTGGGACGCCGTCGGCGCCGAACCCGGTTACGGACACCCCGGCGACTTCTCCTTCGGCCTGGGCCAGCGCCTCAGCGCACGCCGAGCACACGCTCTCCCAGATGCGCTCCACGTCCCAGATCATCCAGCCGGGCTGTCCCCCGGGCTGGTGAACGGGGCCGTTGCGGCGACCGGCGGAAGCCAGCAGGCTGCCGGTGCTATCGAACACGCCAGCCTTGATGCCGGTGGCGCCTACGTCAATGCCTAGGAGGAGCTGCTTAGGCGTTCCCATATGGGCGGTATCCTCTTCTGGCCGGCCTCTCCGAGGACGACCGGTGTGATGCCAGCGATGTCGCAGTATCGGGTGAGTGCTTCGACGTGATCTCCGTAGACGCCCTGGACGTGGTTGGCAGGGAAGACAGCCAGGAACTCTTCGAACGACGCATCCAACCGGGCCCACACATGGGGCCAGGTTGGATCGGTCTCAGACTTGAGCCTCGCGCTCTCCTCCGGGTGGAGCTCCACTGCCTCACCTGCCACTATGACCATGTAGGGCTCGTCGTCCCAGAGGCCCAGACGGGCGTACGTCATAGTCCCTGCGGCGGCATCGAATTCGACCGAAGCGCCGCCGGCCTTGAAGTAGAACTCGAGGGCGGGATGCAACGTCACCTTGGAGAAGTTCTCTGCCGGGTCCGAGCTGCGGCGGGCGTACCAGCTGGCGTGGTTGCCAGAGTTGCACCAGTCCCAAAGGTTCAGGTCCGGGTGATACAGCCGCACGTCCATGAACAGAGTGGGCAGCCCACCACTGATGTACTTGAGGATCTCCATAGTGATGGCGGCGAAGCTATCGGCCTCGGTGGCACAGACGGTAGGCTCCTTGGGACCCCGCCAGTCATAGGGGTCATTCATCAACATCTCGGGAACGTCCCCCAGGCAGACGTACTCAGTCAGTTCTCGTTGTCCCTTGAGCCCGCAGAAGTCGAAGCCCTTCTCGTGGTTCACGTCCTCCAGGGCCAGGTACAGCCGGAGCTGCGTCTCCAGGGTCTCCTGGGTAAGCATCTTGCCGTCGTACCGCAGGCGATCGCCTAGCAGGCGCTCGAACCACTCGCGGCCCCGTCTGACTTCGGCCTGATCCACCGCTTTCATGCGCTCTACCAAGAGCAACTGGTCTACCTGCCGGGCAGTGCAGCCGAACTTCTGCAGGCTGGGCACCAGGTGGAAGTAGCCCGTCTCCATCCCCATGCTATGGCCGCCATATAGGCCATAGACCTCCCCTTGTATGGCGGTGCGCGCCTGAGCCGCCCGCAGCCAACTGATCA includes the following:
- the trmFO gene encoding methylenetetrahydrofolate--tRNA-(uracil(54)-C(5))-methyltransferase (FADH(2)-oxidizing) TrmFO, coding for MSKDTITVIGAGLAGSEASWQIASRGVAVHLYEMRPGQMTPAHTGADFAELVCSNSLGSNLRDRASGLLKEEMRRLGSLILEVADGCAVPAGGALAVDRESFSRQVTERVSSHPLITVMREEVKHLPSEGVTVVAAGPLASDDLVRDILRVTGASRIAFFDAMAPIVTAESLDFSIAFRAGRYEQEDDYINCPLSEEEYDRFVSELAAAETAPLRSFEAGDERFFEACLPVEVMARRGRLVLAHGPLRPVGLTDPRTGRRPFAVVQLRQDNAAATLYNMVGFQTNLRYREQDRVFRLIPGLERAEFVRYGQMHRNTFVDSPRLLEATFQLRGRPGLFFAGQLTGTEGYVASAASGLVAGLNAARVLLGTRPVSFPPETMIGALSRYISHEAVQDFQPMKPNFGLMPPLEGRLKRQQRYAAYADRSLSALEQFIATEDLLPKGATV
- a CDS encoding aminotransferase class I/II-fold pyridoxal phosphate-dependent enzyme, whose amino-acid sequence is MRPAKRITDLPPYPFASLGRVISEMTARGVDVIRLDIGSPDLPPAEPIIRALQEYAAKDTQHGYGGYFGTKRFRQAVASYYANRFGVQVDSETQVLPLIGSKEGIANIATAWLDPGDLALVPDPGYPTYSMGPVMVGAGYHPMPLREENGFLPDLQSIPGDVLNRARLMWLNYPNNPTGVAAPEEYLREAVDFCREHDLLLCFDAPYAENTYGGYRAPSILEVPGAIDVALEFNSLSKSHNLAGWRVAMAVGNREAVKALALVKSNVDSGIALPVQEMAIEALTGDQTWLEQRNAVYAERMEVAVAGLHRMGLNVRRPQGAIYVWTPVPKGWRSADFCQQLLEATGVSIAPGSTFGDCGEGYARISLVQPAGRIAEAMQRWEDWWSGRS
- the hflX gene encoding GTPase HflX, producing the protein MRSKAGAWPVDDSLDELALLARTAGVQVVGEFTQALDQPNATYFVGPGKVEEVRAFKSAVPYDVVIFDDDLSPSQQRNLERELRTRVIDRRSLILDIFAQHARTREGALQVELAQYEYMLPRLTRAWTHLSRQTRGGVGLRGPGETQLEVDRRRMRERLTQLRRELEDVRRHRALYRGRRRKSGIPIVAIVGYTNAGKSTLLNRISGSNVLAADQLFATLDPTTRRVRLPGGGEALLTDTVGFVQKLPPDLVAAFRATLEEITDADVILHVVDITHPHVERQVEVVDATLRELGVEDTPVVVGLNKVDLLPEEEARRARAESSDSIVAISALTGEGIDKLLATIAQVIARRGVEVRAVIPYERSNVLSAVHRCGNVHRQEHLAEGTLIVASVPLSLLGQLEPYLRDGQRATSVEAGSCSDTVRQRDRASP
- a CDS encoding fucose isomerase, producing the protein MRSTPIGLVMMNDERPHVIEQNESLNVSVLRRWAEVIRGALVNSDGSRPEVVVLDHTVSSVRSAQEAGEQLRRAGCRSLVMCYNVWNFPFLTWPLLQTLGPDTPVLSLSNNNGRFPGNVGLLATDGALRQAGLRTHRIVGELDDPATRASVISWLRAAQARTAIQGEVYGLYGGHSMGMETGYFHLVPSLQKFGCTARQVDQLLLVERMKAVDQAEVRRGREWFERLLGDRLRYDGKMLTQETLETQLRLYLALEDVNHEKGFDFCGLKGQRELTEYVCLGDVPEMLMNDPYDWRGPKEPTVCATEADSFAAITMEILKYISGGLPTLFMDVRLYHPDLNLWDWCNSGNHASWYARRSSDPAENFSKVTLHPALEFYFKAGGASVEFDAAAGTMTYARLGLWDDEPYMVIVAGEAVELHPEESARLKSETDPTWPHVWARLDASFEEFLAVFPANHVQGVYGDHVEALTRYCDIAGITPVVLGEAGQKRIPPIWERLSSSS